A DNA window from Fragaria vesca subsp. vesca linkage group LG3, FraVesHawaii_1.0, whole genome shotgun sequence contains the following coding sequences:
- the LOC101300985 gene encoding proline synthase co-transcribed bacterial homolog protein-like, with product MSSSAAVDGVAATALRSVLHRVQLAAEKSGRRADEVRVVAVSKTKPAAVLRQVYDAGHRCFGENYVQEIVEKAPQLPEDIEWHFIGNLQSNKVKPLLTGVPNLAMVESVDDEKIANRLNTVVSSIGRKPLKVLLQVNTSGEESKFGVEPSGCVELAKHVSLDCPNLEFCGLMTIGMLDYSSTPENFKTLANCRAEVCKALGIPVEKCELSMGMSADFEQAIEMGSTNVRIGSTIFGPREYPKKQSP from the exons ATGTCCAGCTCCGCCGCAGTCGACGGCGTCGCGGCCACCGCGCTCCGATCAGTTCTCCACCGCGTCCAGCTGGCAGCAGAAAAATCCGGCCGCCGCGCCGACGAGGTCCGGGTGGTGGCGGTGAGCAAGACGAAGCCGGCCGCCGTCCTCCGCCAAGTCTACGACGCCGGCCACCGCTGCTTCGGCGAGAATTACGTCCAGGAAATCGTCGAGAAAGCTCCTCAG CTTCCTGAAGATATAGAGTGGCATTTTATTGGGAATTTGCAGAGCAATAAAGTAAAGCCACTTCTAA CTGGTGTGCCCAACCTTGCAATGGTAGAGAGTGTGGATGATGAGAAG ATTGCAAACCGTCTTAATACTGTTGTTTCTAGCATTGGGAGAAAGCCTCTTAAGGTGTTGCTCCAAGTGAATACTAGTGGAGAAGAAT CAAAATTTGGTGTTGAACCCTCTGGATGTGTGGAGCTCGCAAAGCATGTGAGTTTGGATTGTCCAAACCTTGAGTTTTGTGGTCTAATGACCATTGGTATGTTGGATTATTCATCTACGCCAGAAAACTTTAAG ACATTAGCCAACTGCAGAGCTGAGGTCTGCAAGGCACTTGGAATTCCAGTAGAGAAATGTGAGCTATCAATGGGCATGTCTGCGGACTTTGAGCAAGCT ATTGAAATGGGAAGCACAAATGTGAGAATTGGATCGACAATATTTGGGCCAAGAGAATATCCAAAGAAACAATCGCCTTAG
- the LOC101301662 gene encoding uncharacterized protein LOC101301662: protein MAMIISKNVFTLILVLLLGIAIALSATVEELPQVDPNELRFTTSSLRGIGGRFLAEQVRAAPTTCDKNPTVCKSKGSAGPNCCSKKCVNIRTDTNNCGRCGAKCKYSELCCNGVCVNPSVNGKHCGKCGNKCGNGSSCVFGLCSYAN from the coding sequence ATGGCAATGATAATATCTAAAAATGTGTTCACCCTAATCTTGGTGCTATTGTTGGGGATAGCCATTGCCCTTTCAGCCACTGTCGAAGAGCTCCCCCAAGTCGATCCTAACGAGCTTCGGTTCACAACGTCATCTCTCCGAGGGATAGGTGGCCGGTTCCTTGCGGAGCAAGTACGAGCAGCACCAACAACATGTGACAAGAATCCGACGGTCTGTAAGAGCAAGGGCAGTGCAGGACCTAACTGCTGCAGCAAAAAATGCGTCAATATAAGGACGGACACAAACAATTGTGGGCGGTGTGGAGCGAAGTGTAAGTATTCGGAACTCTGTTGCAACGGTGTTTGTGTGAACCCGTCTGTCAATGGCAAACATTGTGGCAAGTGCGGCAACAAGTGTGGAAATGGAAGCTCATGCGTGTTTGGCCTGTGCAGCTACGCCAATTAG
- the LOC101301953 gene encoding uncharacterized protein LOC101301953 has protein sequence MALVSAAFDLDDYNEEPEMQSTESTVPESEMHEATTSLRGVSRFLASQQNLLGNYTCDKFPRVCRLKKSSGPDCCKKKCVNVKTDRLNCGMCGYKCKYTEICCRGKCVNASFDKRHCGGCNQKCKRGEFCVYGMCNYA, from the coding sequence ATGGCCCTTGTTTCAGCTGCATTCGATCTAGACGATTACAACGAAGAACCGGAAATGCAGAGTACTGAATCAACTGTGCCTGAATCTGAAATGCACGAGGCGACTACTTCTCTGAGAGGAGTGAGTCGCTTTCTGGCGTCGCAGCAGAACCTGTTGGGAAACTACACCTGTGACAAGTTTCCTAGGGTTTGTCGTCTGAAGAAGAGCTCGGGGCCGGACTGCTGCAAGAAGAAGTGTGTCAATGTCAAGACTGATAGATTGAACTGCGGGATGTGCGGTTACAAGTGCAAGTACACTGAGATTTGCTGCAGGGGGAAGTGCGTCAATGCATCTTTTGATAAAAGGCATTGCGGTGGATGCAACCAGAAGTGCAAGAGAGGGGAGTTCTGTGTTTATGGGATGTGCAATTATGCATGA